The Pungitius pungitius chromosome 13, fPunPun2.1, whole genome shotgun sequence genome includes the window TCGTGTTGATCATGCCGCGCATTAACTAGCCGGAGTAGCGAGAGTTCCGACAGCACCTAAATGTGGCAGCAGCCGGTTGTcgtagatgtgtgtgtttttcgaCATATAATTTGCGATTTACGGCAAAACATGGCGGCATGCGGTTGTAGCTGGGTAAAGAAGTGAGGTATTGAACTAAAAACGGCTCGCTTGTCCCGTTTTTTGTCTTTCACGGATAGTTTCACACGCTGCGGAGTAGCAGCCCTCTCTGAGCCTCAGCACGGCGGGCGAGGAGCGGCTGCTGAAGGGAAATGGCGGCGCAGGGAGGCATCTTGTTCCAGGAGAAGGTCAGCAGGTTGCTGAGCGGACACAACGGGAAACCAGTACTGAAACCAAACAGGACTCTGGCTCTAAAAGATGCTGTAGCCAACCGCAAACCCAAGAAAGGAGGTATGCGAAGTGGGCCTTCCTGTGCATCACATGCCATGATTATCAAATAACATGGCATGTGTAACATTAACATTACGTCAACGTTAGTTTAAGCGTTAGGATAGATGCAGACATAAATGTGTGATTGACACAATAGTCGTTGATTGACTCGTATTAGTCTGTCAGATCATGGCTTATCAGTAAATGCCTTAGTTTGAGCAAAGTCAAAGAAAACACCAAATAAACACTAGGAAGTGgaaaggatggagaggagggtgTCGGGGGGGGACTAAGTGTGGTTTAGCATGCTGTTACTATGGTTACGGTCACTGGCTAGCTGCGACGCCGAAGTCCAGCTGGTGTTACGTCTCAACCGGTTTACTAACCGACGGGTGTCTGTTGATCTGACGTCAGCAACTGTTGAACATGATCATCAAGCTGTAGCTCTTACACTTACGTACATCCACTTATGGAAGACATTATCCTCACATAGCCTCTGATTACTCTGGTAGTTTTAGTTTGTGTCGACTCTGGTAGTTTAGTTTGTGTAGACTGGTAGTTAGTTTAGCTTGTGTAGACTCTGGTAGTTAGTTTAGCTTGTGTAGACTCTGGTAGTTAGTTTAGCTTGTGTAGACTCTGGTAGTTTAGTTTGTGTAGACTGGTAGTTAGTTTAGCTTGTGTAGACTCTGGTAGTTAGTTTAGCTTGTGTAGACTCTGGTAGTTTGTTTAGCTTGTGTAGACGCTGTCTTCTCACTGTCTTCTGGTCCCATATGGATCCGGTTTGAAAGGGTGAACATGTTGCCGTCTCTCCACAGAGGCCACCTGTATCACAGAGATGTCCTTCCTGATGGTCTGTTGGAAGCAGAACAACTTTGTGGACGGTCTGTGCTCTAATGAGATGAACTCCTTCTACTCTTGCGTGAAAAAAGCTCAGGTATGTTTACTTCCACAGCAACACAACGTCTCCTCTgaagtagggttgggtatcgtttgaatttgaatgattccgattccgattcctggtttcgattccgattcttttaagagacagggtcaaaaaagtttaagtttaagacattttaaatgagcttgctaaccaagggtctttctgaaggaaatagtctgaccttctccatcaatgttaattctatgaacgttttattaactttactatgaatttctaacagggctgttttcaactacaatataaatatcaaactgaacttgaatattgtataaacattataaattatgaatatattttaacaggggtacacttgtatgatactgcaggtacttaaacgttactttgctcccactgattgggcccttggagccagaggaggaggcagcgcgtcaaactcagggcacacatttacttccactccatgccttttgcagagttttctgtttgtttcgaaaagtgtaaccacactttggaccgccgacgcacgctatccatgttcgatcgcgctgttatgcttAACACTTCcagtggacgcttcttcgttggtgttcagcggtttctttttccggccggcggactgagaatcgaaactaggaatcaaattttaaacttttgaacgattccgggtaaatcgcaaagctagtcccgattccactCGATACCcaaggggtgggtgggtgtgtgtgtgtgtgtgtgtgtgtgtgtgtgtgtgtgtgtgtgtgtgtgtgtgtgtgtgtgtgtgtgtgtgtgtgtgtgtgtgtgtgtgtgtgtgtgtgtgtgtgtgtgtgtgtcagtcaatgGGACATCCTGTCTTTGAAGGcaatgagaggggaggggaccTCATTTGTCTAGTGAAATGTCACTTATTTGAGCTTAGATGGCTAAGGTAAGGTCTTTTGAAATAACGCTGTAAAATGTAACAACCTCTTTAAGTTACTATTTACTCTGTAATTCATGGAGTTATTTTGAGATTCCACGTCAGGGGGTCGGTCAGACGTGTTCATGTTTCTTCTTGATGAGCTGTGTCACATTTTCCCTGATTTACGTCAACGTTTACAGGAGTGATGAAGCAGGTTTCTCCTTTCCTAATTGTACAAATGACTAATTAAAAACCAGTGGTAACAAATCGTCTTTCACAGGCCGCGATGAAGAGTAAATCTGAACAGACGACACTCCAGGGAGGACGTCTGCACCCGAAACTAGCCACCACCCTGCTGAAGAGATATCCCAACCTGCGCTCAGAGATCTAAGAATTCCTCCTTTAAACTCGTAGCCTTTGCAAGGACATCAAATTGAAGGACCTGTCGGCTACTGTATGATTCAACAATCCCTTTacatgtatttaataaataaataaaggaagggGCACTGCACCACCTCAATGTGTGAGCTCATTCAGTCCCTTCAAAGCCTTCCTATTCACAGCACAGCTGTTTCATGGTTTGGATGGAAGATAACTTCAGTCGGCTCAGATGAGCACGATGCCATTTTGTCTCGCAGAGTGGTCTCATTAGTGGATGTGATGGAATTTTTCTTCTTGGGTTTCATGGCTCCTGGCCGGAGTCTACCGTAATCTCTGACCACTTAAATGCTTCGTCATGCCAGTGGAAACGAAGCTCGTTCTGGATGGAGTGCAACGGTCTCTTTCTCTCAGACTGTTAGCCATACTAGCCATTCATTCTAGACAGGGTTTTGAGTCCGCTGGGTCCACGCAATGTAGTGAATGCATCTGTTCTCACACATTGCATCTACGAAGAATGCTGCTGGATCAGCTGCAGTAACATCTGGAAAACAGTTTTCTTGTGGGGAAGTTGAAACAACTGGCATTCAAGAGATTGTTAATGTGCTTACTTATGTactcattttcaaacatttcagaCACATTTATTGGTTAGTGGACTCAAACTGAAGAATGAATGCCTTGTACAAGTAACTGATAAATCTGACCAGTCGGGGGTTTCAAGTATTTATTATTCCCAGAGAGGTCAAGGTTCAGCGGGCCTTTAACTGCTATCATACCAACACCATTTACTTATCAACGGTTATAAAAAGCAACATGAGGAAGAAATGCAGACACCTAATCACAAGACATTGGTTTAAAAGTTGACAGCTGATTTttggatagtttttttttaattcttaatTTACAAAATGCAGACTTTTATGATCATTGTACAGTAATAAATCTCAACTTTACAACTTTATTTGTGACTTGGGGACATGAACATGTTTGCTCCCAGTCTGTGCTATCTGAACTATATTTACTGTATCAAGCATCCATAAAATGTATATCTCTCgtcttctttgaaaaaaaagcgtCTGAAATTGGACAGTTTGGATTCTCAGTGCGTTTTTAGTGAACTCCTGCGATTCATTTCTGGAAGACATTTGTGTTTGGATGATTAATCTGTGAAAGGTTGTTTTGGATTTAGTGTTTTGTCTGAGGGTAAGGAAACATGTTTCCACACCCCTCTGTCAGAATGGGGTATTTCCTTTATCTGCCCGTCATCACACAGAACCATTTCCTCAGCCTGCTTATCACTTCCTCCCAAACATACAGACCTCAGAGGAATCTCCTCTACCGTCTGCAGCAATTGCTGGCTGTGACCGGCATGTTCTTCAACACACCAAATGCTCATTATTTACTATGTAAACATTGGTCGTTGTCAAATATCCAAACAGAATGCAAAGAATGAAAGGAACTTTTGATGGTGTGTTCATGAAGGGACCTGAAAATAGCGTTGTGCTGGTAATGAGACTGCAGACTGTCACTTGGCTCTAGAATAAGAAACCAGCTACTGGCTAGTTCTGTCAatcaaaatgattattaaaaaaatatgtattcctATAGAGCCACGTCTCTATCCCAAACACATTGTGAGAAAGTCACCCTATAAAAGCCAATAGCCCACGTGGAGGATGAACTGGGACTGAGGAACCAGTACGGAACAGGTTGGACAGCTCCTGGTGCTGAATTGACTTcaaatgaaacttttttttaatcaaggcTGCATATATTCTATTCAAACAAACTTATAATTCCCTTGCATTGTGTAAACGAAAGAGATGAGCCATCAAACGCTATAA containing:
- the chchd1 gene encoding coiled-coil-helix-coiled-coil-helix domain-containing protein 1, whose protein sequence is MAAQGGILFQEKVSRLLSGHNGKPVLKPNRTLALKDAVANRKPKKGEATCITEMSFLMVCWKQNNFVDGLCSNEMNSFYSCVKKAQAAMKSKSEQTTLQGGRLHPKLATTLLKRYPNLRSEI